One window from the genome of Pseudoalteromonas sp. '520P1 No. 423' encodes:
- the trxA gene encoding thioredoxin has translation MMSNVNEILANDFETEVENFEGSVLVDFYAPWCGPCKMIAPIVDTISQERDDLKVVKVDADKSQELMVRFGIRGIPTLLLMKQGKVVDTKVGAASLSQIREFTAQV, from the coding sequence GTGATGTCGAATGTAAATGAAATTTTAGCGAATGATTTTGAGACTGAAGTAGAAAACTTTGAAGGCAGCGTTTTGGTCGATTTTTATGCGCCTTGGTGTGGACCTTGTAAAATGATTGCACCAATCGTTGATACTATTTCACAAGAACGAGACGATTTAAAAGTTGTGAAAGTGGATGCGGATAAATCTCAAGAGCTTATGGTACGTTTTGGTATTCGTGGCATTCCAACTTTATTATTAATGAAACAAGGTAAAGTGGTAGATACTAAAGTGGGTGCAGCCTCTTTATCACAAATAAGAGAATTTACAGCTCAGGTATAA
- a CDS encoding LysR family transcriptional regulator translates to MKANLDDLYMFIVLVESGSFTLGAKKLNMPKSKLSRHLVQLEKQLSTQLLIRTTRSQELTQSGQLLYQKSKPYIEGLSKVEEEVGSFINEPKGQLNIVLPIEFFSRIISELITDFAKQYPKINLTCGHYSGVIPEINHTTDLTFVLHETPLTASQWIAKTLLSFPQSLFASSDYDVSKLSKPEHLINESCILANPQEQWLFRDKNTLQAVPIDSRIILPSPEMRLEAMQRGLGIVKLPDYTCQSNNKIKRVKLAKDPVAQQLSVLYQSRSIPLKTRAFLDFFQNHIGRLS, encoded by the coding sequence ATGAAAGCTAATTTAGATGATTTATATATGTTTATTGTTTTAGTGGAGTCAGGCTCATTTACCCTTGGGGCAAAAAAACTCAACATGCCAAAATCAAAGTTGAGTCGTCATTTAGTACAACTAGAAAAACAGCTCTCTACTCAACTTCTGATCCGAACAACACGAAGTCAAGAATTAACACAAAGTGGCCAACTTCTTTATCAAAAAAGTAAACCTTATATTGAAGGATTGTCGAAAGTAGAAGAAGAAGTTGGTTCATTTATTAATGAACCGAAAGGGCAACTAAACATTGTTTTACCAATAGAGTTTTTCAGCCGTATTATTAGTGAGTTAATAACTGACTTTGCTAAGCAGTACCCTAAAATTAACTTGACTTGCGGCCATTATTCAGGTGTTATTCCTGAAATAAATCACACAACAGACCTCACATTTGTACTACACGAAACACCATTAACTGCATCTCAGTGGATAGCTAAAACCCTATTAAGTTTCCCCCAATCATTATTTGCATCAAGTGATTACGACGTGAGTAAATTATCAAAACCAGAGCACTTAATTAATGAATCATGCATTTTAGCCAATCCACAAGAACAATGGCTTTTTCGGGATAAAAATACACTACAAGCAGTGCCTATTGATAGTCGCATCATACTGCCCAGTCCTGAAATGCGCTTGGAGGCAATGCAAAGAGGGTTAGGTATAGTTAAATTACCTGACTACACTTGCCAAAGTAATAATAAAATAAAAAGAGTAAAACTCGCTAAAGACCCTGTTGCGCAGCAATTAAGTGTTTTATATCAAAGCAGAAGTATTCCTTTAAAAACACGTGCTTTTTTAGATTTTTTTCAAAACCATATAGGTAGATTGTCCTAA